A genomic stretch from Thermonema lapsum includes:
- a CDS encoding T9SS type A sorting domain-containing protein, translating to MKHINTLILITLFNISLHAQVSVTATAGTSNGSYTTLKAAIDAINAGTHKGNINIQITGNTTETAGISINASGNGSANYISITIRPQGGVRTIAASFNGPLLTLNGCQNVTIDGQYNGGRGLIFSHNFGGTYDYALLFTNGASNNIVRYCNFRAGQSHIDRGVITLLANNSNAIQNNIIEYNAVYHAPSYFPTNGIVAIATDANGKVRNNKIQHNYIYNFYSPNKPTAGIRFNFSAASPNLSYGNQILNNRIYQTSSRDYSSNDTHRGIYLQGGGSYTVSNNVIGFSSGNGMGTYQMTTTNSKLLYRAIEMRDLDNVGTHLIESNTISNFYFETTSSENNAAGGNEIGIWCAIVVGHYTSNDNFDDNYSAIIRNNIIGSSTTNDVIITVNGGSSDQSMTKGIYAHFNGNCIIENNKIGGIWAYGVGTTNGSNFVGIDVDGSGNKNVNYNLIGSETTANNIKTGMPNFTTEDTFVDGIYADAWGNNTYNYNVIANMTSYGNGSTSSTGSTNGGIYCYYGTNTFIGNRIHDIRAYNDGGFFSFTDPTTGTNVNVQLFGIYNTAGTGQAIIDNEIYNLYNYHPSAQLCTVGLMLGKGGSDSYVARNKIYNLWMNSSDLSSIIMAMGVNNNNASDEWTLANNMISIGQNVTRNYRILGFYANTPARLRLWNNSLLVQGNSNGSANNRTHAAIFIQNNFEAYNNLFFNARTTTGGSSGINVALSIFNAADVASVNTDFNVYLAKDPNFGALTLGYLDNNGYTFPYVFTQMSTWRNETGKDAYSWAERGSGSALTSYVPDPADLFIDPDNGDLHINPNHESAWFVNGKGTQINHPGVITDLDGNLRSTSVTTGTTDIGADEFDMNLAVAPPNAYIQSGSISNGSTTVFYWAQKEVARITWSGTTLPTEMWVQYYSGETPPNPIPGAEYSDGYWHVAPKNGSFSGLYTIQISFGPHETGTIANPSTTAILTKHDAGVWVPFFAGTGPLQSQKNYLPDPKKIWVTGISSFSDFALTSAFAPLPVQLTQFTGEATAEGIELTWTLDGIPKEVIYIERSSDALHFSPIAEMPAHLGKSRYIDTHPQAGYNYYRLFIRGSEQNEHSAVIAVWWNETTPTIQIYPNPATSWITVQGVSPGAEINLRSSNGQLIQQQLSNGEKCHLTLQGLASGVYLVEIKERGSNPRIEKLIVQQ from the coding sequence ATGAAACACATAAATACGCTTATTTTAATTACTTTATTCAACATATCATTACATGCACAAGTAAGTGTAACAGCAACAGCAGGGACGAGCAATGGGTCTTATACAACCTTAAAGGCAGCCATCGATGCCATCAACGCTGGCACACACAAGGGTAATATCAACATTCAAATCACAGGCAATACCACCGAAACAGCGGGGATTAGCATCAATGCTTCTGGCAATGGAAGCGCCAATTACATCTCCATCACCATACGTCCACAGGGTGGGGTACGCACCATTGCTGCCAGTTTTAATGGTCCATTGCTGACCTTAAACGGTTGCCAAAACGTCACCATCGATGGGCAGTACAATGGAGGACGAGGCTTAATCTTTTCTCACAATTTCGGTGGAACTTATGATTACGCCTTATTATTCACCAATGGTGCTTCCAACAATATAGTACGCTACTGCAACTTCCGGGCTGGGCAATCACATATAGACAGAGGCGTAATAACTTTGCTTGCCAATAACAGCAACGCTATACAAAACAACATCATAGAATACAACGCGGTCTATCATGCTCCAAGCTATTTTCCTACAAATGGCATTGTAGCAATAGCCACCGACGCTAACGGCAAAGTGCGCAACAACAAAATCCAACACAACTACATCTACAACTTCTACTCTCCCAACAAGCCCACTGCCGGCATACGCTTCAACTTTAGCGCTGCTTCTCCGAACTTGAGTTACGGCAACCAAATCTTAAATAACCGTATTTACCAAACTTCCTCACGCGACTACTCTTCCAATGATACACATCGCGGCATCTACCTGCAAGGTGGCGGCAGCTATACAGTAAGTAACAATGTTATCGGTTTTTCCAGCGGCAATGGCATGGGAACCTATCAAATGACTACTACCAATAGTAAATTGCTCTATCGCGCCATAGAGATGCGCGACCTTGACAACGTAGGCACTCACCTCATAGAAAGCAACACCATCTCCAACTTTTATTTTGAAACCACCTCAAGTGAGAACAACGCTGCTGGTGGCAATGAAATAGGCATATGGTGTGCTATTGTCGTGGGGCATTACACCTCTAATGACAATTTCGACGATAATTACTCTGCCATTATTCGAAACAACATCATAGGCAGCAGTACCACCAATGATGTAATTATAACGGTCAATGGAGGTAGCAGTGACCAAAGTATGACAAAGGGAATTTATGCCCACTTCAACGGGAATTGCATTATAGAAAACAACAAAATCGGTGGCATATGGGCATATGGAGTAGGCACGACTAATGGCTCTAACTTTGTAGGTATTGATGTGGACGGCAGCGGAAATAAAAACGTAAACTACAATCTGATTGGTAGCGAAACCACAGCGAACAATATCAAAACAGGAATGCCGAACTTCACTACCGAAGATACATTTGTGGACGGAATCTATGCCGATGCATGGGGCAATAATACCTACAACTACAACGTCATTGCCAACATGACTTCTTATGGCAACGGCAGCACTAGTAGCACAGGCTCTACCAATGGAGGCATTTATTGCTACTACGGTACCAACACATTCATCGGCAACCGCATCCATGACATCCGTGCATACAACGATGGTGGTTTCTTCAGCTTTACTGACCCCACCACCGGCACCAATGTCAATGTGCAGCTATTTGGAATTTATAACACAGCCGGCACCGGGCAAGCCATCATAGACAATGAAATATACAATCTTTACAACTACCACCCCTCGGCTCAGTTATGTACAGTGGGCTTGATGCTTGGTAAAGGTGGCAGTGACTCCTACGTGGCTCGCAACAAGATATACAATCTATGGATGAACAGCAGCGACCTTTCTTCCATAATAATGGCCATGGGTGTGAACAACAACAACGCCTCTGATGAGTGGACTTTAGCAAACAACATGATTAGCATAGGGCAAAATGTTACGCGCAATTACCGTATTTTGGGCTTTTATGCCAACACACCGGCAAGGCTGCGACTCTGGAACAACAGCCTTTTAGTGCAAGGCAATTCCAACGGCTCAGCCAACAACCGAACTCATGCTGCCATTTTCATCCAAAACAATTTTGAAGCATACAACAACCTGTTCTTCAATGCTCGCACTACTACCGGCGGTTCCAGCGGCATCAACGTAGCACTAAGCATATTCAACGCTGCCGATGTAGCTTCGGTGAATACCGATTTTAACGTTTATTTGGCTAAGGACCCCAACTTCGGAGCGCTGACCCTGGGTTATTTAGACAATAATGGCTATACCTTCCCCTATGTTTTCACACAAATGAGCACTTGGCGCAACGAAACAGGCAAAGACGCCTACAGCTGGGCAGAACGCGGCAGCGGCTCGGCACTTACCTCCTATGTTCCCGACCCTGCCGACCTGTTTATCGACCCCGATAACGGTGACTTACACATCAACCCCAACCATGAAAGCGCATGGTTTGTAAATGGCAAAGGTACGCAAATCAACCACCCAGGAGTGATTACTGACTTGGACGGGAACCTTCGCTCCACTTCCGTAACTACGGGAACTACCGATATCGGTGCCGATGAGTTTGATATGAACTTGGCTGTTGCCCCACCCAATGCTTATATTCAAAGTGGCAGCATTAGCAACGGCAGTACTACCGTTTTCTATTGGGCACAGAAAGAAGTAGCGCGCATCACTTGGAGTGGTACTACTTTACCTACCGAGATGTGGGTGCAATACTATTCGGGCGAAACTCCACCCAATCCCATACCCGGCGCAGAATATAGCGATGGCTATTGGCACGTAGCCCCCAAGAACGGCAGCTTCTCTGGTTTATATACCATTCAAATCAGCTTTGGACCACACGAGACCGGTACCATCGCCAATCCAAGTACTACAGCTATTCTTACCAAACACGATGCGGGGGTTTGGGTACCTTTCTTTGCCGGTACTGGTCCCCTGCAAAGCCAAAAGAACTACCTGCCTGACCCCAAGAAAATATGGGTTACTGGTATCAGTTCTTTTTCCGACTTTGCGCTTACTTCTGCCTTTGCCCCCTTGCCTGTACAATTGACTCAATTCACGGGCGAGGCTACAGCCGAAGGCATTGAGCTGACATGGACACTTGACGGCATTCCCAAAGAAGTGATATACATAGAGCGCTCCAGTGATGCGCTGCACTTCAGTCCAATAGCCGAAATGCCTGCCCATCTGGGTAAAAGTCGCTATATAGACACCCACCCACAAGCAGGCTACAACTACTATCGTCTGTTTATCCGGGGCAGTGAACAAAACGAGCACTCTGCGGTCATTGCTGTTTGGTGGAATGAAACCACCCCAACTATACAGATTTATCCTAACCCTGCCACTTCGTGGATAACAGTGCAGGGAGTAAGTCCCGGCGCAGAAATCAACTTGCGCAGCAGCAATGGGCAGCTCATACAACAACAGCTAAGCAATGGCGAGAAATGCCACCTGACACTGCAAGGGCTTGCATCGGGCGTTTATTTAGTCGAAATAAAAGAACGAGGCAGTAATCCACGCATAGAGAAGCTCATCGTTCAACAATAG
- a CDS encoding sigma-54-dependent transcriptional regulator, giving the protein MAKVLIVDDEQMIREALRDALEFEGYEVEEAANGVEALDKIEKEDFDVVLCDIKMPKMDGMELLEKAMGLGKDTQFIMISAHGSIDTAVEATKKGAFDFITKPPDLARLLVSVRNAIDKTNLVQETKVLKKKISKKYQIIGESPAIKRVLEDIDKVAPTDARVLITGPNGVGKELVCRQIHEKSQRAKGPFVEVNCAAIPSELIESELFGHEKGAFTSAIKQRIGKFEQANGGTLFLDEIGDMSLSAQAKVLRALQEQVITRVGGDKQIKVDVRVIAATNKDLREEIKKGNFREDLYHRLSVIVIHVPSLDERKEDIPLLVEHFLLSIADEYGTKKKEIEPEAVKLLQSRSWSGNIRELRNVVERLVIMAAGDTITASDVQRYGMN; this is encoded by the coding sequence ATGGCAAAAGTCCTGATTGTTGACGACGAACAAATGATTAGAGAAGCGCTGCGCGACGCTTTGGAGTTTGAAGGTTATGAGGTAGAGGAGGCTGCCAACGGCGTAGAAGCGCTCGATAAAATAGAAAAAGAAGATTTTGATGTCGTGCTCTGCGACATCAAAATGCCCAAAATGGATGGCATGGAATTGCTCGAAAAAGCCATGGGTTTGGGCAAAGACACTCAGTTTATCATGATTTCGGCGCACGGAAGTATAGACACAGCCGTAGAGGCAACCAAAAAAGGCGCTTTTGATTTTATTACCAAGCCACCGGATTTGGCGCGCCTGTTGGTAAGTGTGCGCAATGCCATCGACAAAACCAACTTGGTGCAAGAAACCAAGGTCTTGAAGAAGAAAATAAGCAAGAAATATCAAATCATCGGAGAGTCGCCGGCTATTAAGCGGGTGCTCGAGGATATTGACAAGGTGGCGCCTACCGATGCCCGGGTGCTCATCACGGGACCTAATGGGGTGGGCAAAGAGTTGGTTTGTCGCCAAATTCATGAAAAGAGCCAACGTGCCAAAGGTCCTTTTGTGGAGGTAAACTGCGCGGCTATTCCCAGTGAGCTGATAGAGAGCGAGCTGTTTGGGCATGAAAAGGGCGCCTTTACTTCTGCTATCAAGCAGCGTATAGGCAAATTCGAACAAGCCAACGGAGGAACGCTTTTCCTCGATGAAATCGGAGACATGAGCTTGTCGGCGCAAGCCAAAGTATTGCGTGCCTTGCAAGAGCAGGTGATTACGCGTGTAGGGGGCGACAAGCAAATAAAAGTGGATGTGCGCGTGATTGCTGCTACCAACAAGGACTTGCGTGAAGAAATTAAAAAAGGCAATTTTCGCGAAGACCTTTACCATCGCCTGAGTGTCATAGTCATTCACGTGCCCAGCTTGGATGAAAGAAAAGAAGACATTCCTTTGCTTGTAGAGCACTTTCTACTGTCTATTGCCGATGAGTACGGAACCAAGAAAAAAGAAATAGAGCCAGAAGCGGTGAAGCTGCTGCAGTCGCGCAGTTGGTCAGGCAACATACGCGAGTTGCGCAATGTAGTAGAGCGTTTGGTGATTATGGCTGCTGGCGACACCATCACCGCCAGTGATGTACAGCGCTACGGCATGAACTGA
- a CDS encoding GH3 family domain-containing protein, translated as MAILGTLLKQGIKLRKSIEQEKHAPFALQKRELLKLLSAARHTAFGLRYNFEDLIRQIQHQPRESRDFYESYKEQVPVFDYNKMYKEWWHRTKEGEKDVAWRGYVKYFALSSGTSEASSKYIPVTKEMIKAIQRTSIRQILTLSDYPNLPAKLFETGMLMLGGSTHLNHRGTYFEGDLSGITASQIPFWFQHFYKPGKRIAKHTDWNQKLDEIAEKAPKWDIGFIVGVPAWIQILLEKIIARYNLSHIHEIWPNLHIYVHGGVSFEPYKKGFEKLLGKSLIYIETYLASEGFIAYQSRPGGDLKMVLNNGLFFEFVPFDDKNFTPDGQIIDKPQAYMIDEIEEGKDYALLLSTCAGAWRYLIGDVVRLVDRERSEIIITGRTKHFLSLCGEHLSVDNMNKAIELVSEELNIRVKEFTVAGVPHGSLFAHRWYVGTDDPVDAHLLKERLDEHLKVLNDDYRVERSAALKEIYVHVLPNEVFYDFMRMKGKEGGQHKFPRVIKGALLEEWENFVQARVSQ; from the coding sequence ATGGCTATTTTAGGTACATTGCTCAAGCAGGGTATAAAGTTACGAAAAAGCATAGAGCAAGAGAAACATGCGCCCTTTGCTTTGCAAAAGCGTGAGCTTTTGAAGTTGCTGTCGGCTGCCCGGCATACTGCTTTTGGCTTGCGCTACAACTTCGAAGACCTGATTCGCCAGATTCAACACCAGCCGCGTGAAAGCCGCGACTTCTATGAGTCATACAAAGAGCAGGTACCTGTATTTGATTACAACAAAATGTATAAAGAGTGGTGGCATCGTACCAAAGAAGGGGAGAAAGATGTGGCTTGGCGGGGATACGTCAAATACTTTGCGCTGAGCTCCGGCACTTCGGAAGCCTCTTCTAAGTACATTCCCGTTACCAAAGAAATGATTAAAGCCATTCAGCGTACTAGTATAAGGCAAATATTGACGCTTTCGGATTATCCCAACCTGCCTGCCAAGCTCTTCGAAACGGGTATGCTTATGCTGGGTGGCAGCACTCACCTTAACCATCGAGGCACCTACTTCGAAGGCGACCTGAGTGGCATCACCGCCAGTCAGATACCTTTTTGGTTTCAGCATTTTTATAAACCGGGCAAGCGCATTGCCAAACACACCGATTGGAACCAAAAGTTGGACGAAATCGCCGAAAAAGCGCCTAAATGGGACATTGGCTTTATTGTAGGTGTGCCGGCTTGGATTCAGATTTTGCTCGAAAAAATTATTGCCCGCTACAATCTATCTCATATCCATGAAATATGGCCCAACTTACATATTTATGTGCACGGAGGGGTGTCGTTTGAGCCTTACAAAAAAGGCTTTGAGAAGTTGCTGGGCAAGTCACTGATTTATATCGAAACCTATTTGGCATCGGAAGGCTTTATTGCTTATCAATCGCGTCCTGGCGGCGATTTGAAGATGGTGCTCAATAACGGGCTTTTCTTCGAGTTTGTACCTTTCGATGATAAAAACTTCACCCCCGACGGACAAATCATAGATAAGCCTCAGGCGTATATGATTGATGAAATAGAAGAAGGAAAAGATTATGCACTACTGCTTTCTACCTGTGCCGGGGCGTGGCGCTACTTAATTGGCGATGTGGTGCGTCTGGTAGACCGAGAGCGCTCCGAAATTATCATCACTGGGCGAACCAAGCATTTCTTGAGTCTTTGCGGCGAGCACCTTTCGGTGGATAATATGAATAAAGCCATAGAGCTTGTGTCCGAAGAGCTGAACATACGGGTGAAAGAGTTTACCGTAGCCGGCGTGCCTCACGGTTCTCTGTTTGCACACCGCTGGTACGTAGGCACCGACGACCCCGTAGACGCCCATTTGCTGAAAGAGCGCCTCGATGAACACCTCAAGGTGCTCAACGACGACTACCGTGTGGAGCGAAGCGCTGCCTTGAAAGAAATCTATGTGCACGTATTACCCAATGAAGTGTTTTATGACTTTATGCGTATGAAAGGAAAAGAGGGAGGGCAACACAAATTCCCTCGCGTCATCAAAGGGGCGCTGCTCGAAGAATGGGAAAATTTTGTACAAGCGCGAGTCAGTCAATAG
- a CDS encoding YggS family pyridoxal phosphate-dependent enzyme gives MKNTIDKIKRELGEHVRLIAVSKTYPPEVIMQAYEAGCRDFGENKVQEMLPKYEALPKDIRWHLIGHLQRNKVKYIAPFVHLIHSVDSEALLQEINKRAAQNQRVIDCLLQIHIAQEESKYGLSYEEAHALLSSSIWEGLPHLRVLGLMGMATFTDDQEQIRREFRTLKQFFDEHKSCERENVKMQELSMGMSGDYPIAVEEGSTMVRIGSAIFGKRQYN, from the coding sequence ATGAAAAACACAATAGATAAAATCAAAAGGGAGTTAGGTGAGCATGTGCGTTTAATTGCAGTAAGCAAGACCTATCCGCCCGAGGTCATTATGCAAGCTTATGAAGCTGGTTGCCGTGATTTTGGAGAAAACAAAGTGCAAGAGATGCTGCCCAAATACGAAGCCCTACCCAAAGACATCCGCTGGCACTTGATTGGACATCTTCAGCGCAACAAAGTAAAGTACATTGCCCCCTTCGTGCACCTCATCCACTCGGTGGACAGCGAAGCCTTATTACAGGAAATCAACAAACGAGCAGCACAAAACCAAAGGGTTATCGACTGTCTGCTGCAAATACACATAGCCCAAGAAGAGAGCAAATATGGCTTAAGCTATGAAGAAGCACACGCGCTGCTCTCTTCTTCTATTTGGGAAGGACTGCCCCACTTGCGTGTGTTGGGTCTGATGGGCATGGCTACCTTCACCGACGACCAAGAGCAAATACGGCGCGAGTTCAGAACACTCAAACAGTTCTTCGACGAGCACAAAAGCTGCGAGCGGGAAAACGTAAAAATGCAAGAGCTCTCGATGGGGATGAGTGGCGACTATCCCATAGCCGTAGAGGAAGGCTCTACGATGGTGCGCATTGGTAGCGCCATTTTTGGCAAAAGGCAATACAACTAA
- a CDS encoding type I restriction enzyme HsdR N-terminal domain-containing protein, whose amino-acid sequence MQTSIPQYQHRIRKGAKGALFIFDTIRKKWVRLLPEEWVRQQFIRWLIEEQHYPAALIAVEQSVGKWRADLVVYDRQGQPFLVVECKRHTITLSRYTLMQVLRYNALLKAPYWAITNGEEVYLFSVNTETQNVEALDEFPPFPS is encoded by the coding sequence ATGCAGACGAGCATTCCGCAGTACCAGCACCGCATTCGCAAAGGTGCAAAAGGTGCCCTTTTTATCTTCGATACCATACGCAAAAAGTGGGTGCGCTTACTACCCGAAGAGTGGGTACGTCAGCAATTCATACGCTGGCTCATAGAAGAACAACACTACCCTGCCGCTCTCATCGCCGTAGAGCAAAGCGTGGGCAAGTGGCGCGCCGACCTGGTGGTATATGACCGTCAAGGGCAGCCGTTCCTTGTGGTAGAATGTAAGCGCCATACCATTACGCTTTCTCGCTATACGCTGATGCAAGTCTTACGTTATAATGCCCTGCTCAAAGCCCCCTATTGGGCAATTACCAATGGCGAAGAAGTTTATCTCTTTTCAGTAAATACAGAAACACAAAATGTGGAAGCGCTCGATGAGTTTCCCCCCTTCCCCTCTTGA
- a CDS encoding Cache 3/Cache 2 fusion domain-containing protein, giving the protein MKRFFANLSLNTKFVLFTISTLLIIFLGLAVYIYEYQQGYYEQRTDAEMYQHLDDLSRLVKLEFRYREEIVKRSMDVFRFHMQQAGRFQELKETLPLALTNEQTQAKTLVNLPRWEIGGQQVQGSIAIVDSIHNLTGAEISIYQKTKLGFVRISTTERTPDGKRMEGYYLPSESPIALNIEQGKSYLTRVKRFDEWYIAYYQPLVLFDEVKGMLAVALPEKDLSYLRQELKSIQYFNTGYPFVMTYDGEYIVHPYAESKQEKDLNFLEFVQQKERGRYSREQNGMEQLLYFSYYDPYNLVIGAYIDRAEAIELPLKDLRRSLGVSFLLALIIGSVGISLLVRDNILKPIQRLADVISDLALGRPAESVSFHQNDEIGAIANSANRLIQGFNRYSRFAQEIEKGNLDASFTPLSDEDILGKALLDMRDSIKEANQRKQKEEWMNEHLNHFNEVLRQQFENIEDFASRLLAEVVHELGAIQGGMFLLNDETLPVEQQKLEMVACYAYNRHKRLQREVRPGEGLVGQVYLEGDTVNLREIPENYLLLSSGWGETEARNILIVPLKTNDITIGVLELASLTPFSEEQIALAEKVAQSIAATFFTVKNTTRTQKLLQEQQELTEQLRAQEEEMRQNLEELQATQEEMERSQKQLQVIVSEAQRKEELLSSLINNTQDLIVAIDDKYTITIFNKAAKDWFFEQNGVHLSNGANVINMLTVEQSEKFKEYFDRALLGERFSETEPIQTPAGTTEYWEYTFNPIKSKDDKPAGVSMFARNITEKVLQEQELKETNRTIIEKDRELQRRLEELTQAQQAIKEKQEELEAKEAAIDSSAIAKIEMDIEGNILEANQTFCNLFQYEKEELLHMHHNKLVDAETQNSIEYLNLWRNLRKGISQHGQYKRITRYGEPIYLISTYIPVKNEAGKVERIVQMAMDITAFVLREEVYEMRIARLQEDLEHCREEKNATNDKNKRDKE; this is encoded by the coding sequence ATGAAACGCTTTTTTGCCAATCTTAGCCTTAATACCAAATTTGTGCTGTTCACCATATCCACCCTGTTGATTATTTTCTTGGGGCTGGCGGTGTATATCTATGAATATCAGCAGGGCTATTATGAACAGCGCACCGATGCCGAGATGTATCAGCATCTGGATGACCTCAGCCGCTTGGTAAAGCTTGAATTTCGCTATCGCGAAGAAATCGTAAAACGAAGCATGGATGTATTTCGCTTCCATATGCAACAAGCAGGACGCTTCCAGGAACTGAAAGAAACTTTACCACTGGCACTCACCAACGAACAAACCCAAGCCAAAACGCTTGTTAACCTGCCGCGTTGGGAAATTGGCGGGCAACAAGTGCAAGGAAGTATTGCCATTGTCGACAGCATACATAACTTAACTGGTGCCGAAATATCTATTTACCAAAAAACCAAACTCGGCTTTGTCCGCATCAGCACCACCGAGCGCACCCCCGACGGCAAACGTATGGAGGGCTATTACCTACCATCGGAATCGCCCATAGCCCTGAACATAGAACAGGGCAAATCTTACTTAACCAGAGTCAAGCGCTTCGATGAGTGGTACATTGCCTACTACCAGCCGCTGGTGCTCTTTGACGAAGTCAAAGGAATGTTGGCAGTAGCCCTTCCCGAAAAAGACCTCAGTTACTTGCGCCAAGAGCTCAAAAGCATTCAATACTTCAATACAGGCTACCCCTTTGTAATGACCTACGACGGCGAGTATATCGTTCACCCTTATGCCGAAAGCAAACAGGAGAAAGACCTCAACTTTCTGGAGTTTGTGCAGCAAAAAGAACGTGGGCGCTATAGCCGCGAACAAAACGGCATGGAACAACTGCTTTACTTCTCCTACTACGACCCCTACAACTTGGTCATAGGGGCTTACATAGACCGTGCCGAAGCCATAGAACTCCCACTAAAAGACCTGCGACGGTCCTTAGGTGTTAGTTTCTTGCTTGCTCTTATTATCGGCTCCGTAGGTATTTCCCTGTTAGTACGCGACAATATACTCAAGCCCATTCAGCGCTTAGCAGATGTAATTTCAGACCTTGCCCTGGGACGCCCGGCAGAGTCCGTCTCTTTTCATCAAAACGATGAAATAGGCGCCATTGCCAACTCTGCCAATCGACTCATCCAGGGCTTCAATCGCTATTCCCGCTTTGCCCAAGAAATAGAAAAAGGAAATCTCGATGCCTCATTCACCCCGCTCAGTGATGAAGACATACTGGGAAAAGCCTTGCTCGACATGCGCGACAGCATTAAAGAAGCCAACCAGCGCAAACAAAAAGAAGAGTGGATGAACGAACACCTCAACCACTTCAACGAGGTATTGCGCCAGCAGTTCGAAAACATAGAAGATTTTGCTTCCCGCCTACTGGCAGAAGTGGTGCATGAGTTGGGTGCCATCCAAGGCGGCATGTTCCTACTCAATGACGAAACCCTGCCTGTCGAACAACAAAAGCTCGAAATGGTTGCCTGCTATGCCTATAATCGGCACAAGCGCTTGCAGCGAGAAGTACGCCCCGGCGAAGGGCTTGTTGGGCAGGTGTATCTGGAAGGCGACACCGTCAACCTACGGGAAATACCAGAAAACTACCTGCTGTTGTCTTCTGGATGGGGCGAAACAGAAGCTCGCAACATACTCATCGTACCACTCAAAACCAACGACATCACCATTGGTGTGCTGGAGCTGGCAAGCCTCACGCCCTTCAGCGAAGAGCAAATAGCCCTGGCTGAGAAGGTAGCCCAAAGTATTGCTGCTACTTTCTTTACAGTAAAAAACACCACCCGTACACAAAAGCTTCTGCAAGAACAGCAGGAGCTCACAGAGCAACTGCGCGCCCAAGAAGAAGAAATGCGACAGAACCTCGAAGAGCTGCAAGCCACCCAAGAAGAGATGGAGCGCAGCCAGAAGCAACTGCAAGTCATTGTTAGTGAGGCGCAGCGAAAAGAGGAGTTGCTCAGCTCACTCATCAACAACACCCAAGACCTTATCGTGGCTATTGATGACAAGTACACCATTACTATATTTAACAAAGCAGCCAAAGACTGGTTCTTTGAGCAAAACGGCGTACACCTCAGCAACGGCGCCAACGTCATCAACATGTTGACCGTAGAACAAAGCGAGAAGTTTAAAGAATACTTTGACCGTGCGCTGCTGGGTGAGCGTTTTTCGGAGACGGAACCCATACAAACCCCGGCAGGCACTACTGAATACTGGGAATATACCTTTAACCCCATCAAAAGCAAAGACGACAAGCCCGCTGGTGTGTCCATGTTTGCCCGCAACATCACCGAAAAGGTATTGCAAGAGCAAGAGCTAAAAGAAACCAACCGCACCATCATAGAAAAAGACAGGGAGCTGCAACGTCGCCTCGAAGAGCTGACCCAAGCCCAACAAGCCATCAAAGAAAAACAAGAAGAACTCGAAGCCAAAGAAGCAGCCATCGACAGCAGCGCCATTGCCAAAATAGAAATGGATATTGAAGGCAACATACTCGAAGCCAACCAGACCTTCTGCAACCTTTTTCAATACGAAAAAGAAGAGCTGCTACATATGCACCACAATAAACTGGTCGATGCCGAAACACAAAATTCAATAGAATACCTCAACCTCTGGCGCAACTTGCGCAAAGGCATCAGTCAGCACGGGCAATACAAGCGCATCACCCGCTATGGCGAGCCTATTTATCTGATATCGACGTACATACCAGTAAAAAACGAGGCAGGCAAAGTAGAGCGCATCGTGCAGATGGCAATGGATATTACTGCCTTTGTACTGCGCGAAGAAGTCTATGAGATGCGCATTGCCCGTTTACAGGAAGACCTAGAGCATTGCCGCGAAGAAAAAAACGCTACAAACGATAAAAACAAAAGAGACAAAGAATAA